Part of the Nostoc edaphicum CCNP1411 genome, CCCCCAAGATAAACACAAGCCCAGTCTATTTCAAGGGAAAATTATTCCAGATGTTCAAAATATTGCAATGTCGATGTATCGGATGATTTATATTGCAATTGCCTTTGTCGGGCGGTTACGACATCGCTCGTCTGATTCGGGACAAGCAGCAATAAGTAAACCGTTAGATCGACTCAAATAGGTGTACAAAAACGTTCAAAAAAAATGTCAACTTTATTATATTCTGTAATTGGTTTTCTGATGCTTTTAGTAATTGGAATTGCGGCTTATTTCCTAACTGCCCGCAAGTATCAATCCTCATCCACAGTTGCCAATTCCTACGATCAATGGACGCTTGACGGCATCCTAGAGTTTTATTGGGGGGAACACATTCACCTCGGTCACTACGGTTCGCCGCCACGACGCAAGGATTTTTTAGCTGCTAAATCTGATTTTGTACATGAGATGGTTAAATGGGGAGGAATAGAAAAATTACCTCATGGTACTACCGTCTTAGATGTTGGCTGTGGTATTGGCGGCAGCAGCCGGATTTTAGCGCGAGATTATGGGTTTGCGGTCACAGGGATTACCATCAGCCCACAGCAGGTTAACCGCGCCCAGGAGTTAACACCTGACGGGCTAAACGTCCAGTTTGCGGTCGATGATGCGATGGCATTGTCGTTTCCAGATGCCAGTTTTGATGTAGTCTGGTCAATCGAAGCCGGCCCCCACATGCCAGATAAAGCCGTTTTTGCTAGAGAATTAATGCGGGTGCTAAAGCCTGGTGGGGTGTTGGTTGTAGCTGACTGGAATCAGAGGGATGACCGCCAAAAGCCCCTAAATTTTTGGGAGAAACCAGTAATGCGGCAACTCCTCGAACAGTGGTCTCATCCAGCTTTTTCCAGCATTGAAGGCTTTTCCGAGCTTTTGGCAGAGACAGAATTAGTTGAGGGGGAGGTAATTACGGCAGACTGGACGCAAGAAACCCTTCCTTCTTGGTTCGATTCGATTTGGCAAGGGATAGCTCGACCAGAGGGATTGGTGCGTTTTGGACTGTCTGGTTTCATTAAATCTGTGCGCGAGGTACCGACGCTTTTACTGATGCGTTTGGCGTTTGGTGCTCTTTTGTGTCGATTTGGAATGTTCCGGGCTGTGCGGGCAAACTCGCGCACAGAATTGATGGACAGAAACTTTGCCAACCAAAATCCCTCAAGCTTGGTTAGGTAGCAAGCATAATGACAAATTTTGAGTTTCCAACGATAAACTACGATGTGGTTATTGTCGGCGGCGGTATTTCAGGTTTGACACTAGCTTGTGGACTGCGATCGCGTAGCGTCTCCATTGGCGCAGCCTCCCGCAGGGAAGGAGAATCGTCAGGTCTGCAAATTTTAGTAGTGGAAGCACAACAGGAACAGCAAGTAACAAAGCGATCAAGAGTTTATGCCCTGTCGCCAATGACGAGCCAGATTTTTCGTGATTTGGGGGTATGGGAGCAAATTTCGCCAAAAATTAGCCATTTTTCACGGGTGTTACTGTCAGACGCGGACTATCCTCACCTAGTCGAGTTTTGTCCAAAAGATTTGGGTGAACCAGCAGTTTACCACTGTGGTGAGCATGGAGTACTGATGGCGGCACTCCAGCAACGAGTGGCAACAGCAGCTAACATTACTTGTTGTTATGAGACTCAAGTGGTTGAGGTGCGCTATGGAGCTGAAACCGCAGGAGTAGTGCTGGAGAATTCCCAGGGTCAACAACGGTTGCAATCAAAGTTGGTCGTGGCTGCTGATGGCATCAACTCGCAAATTCGCTCTTCTGCTGGCATCAAAACTAACGGTTGGGCTTACTGGCAATCCTGTATCACAGCTTTCGTTGCCCCAGAGCGCTCGCACCAGAATATCGGCTACGAGCGTTTTTGGTCTAGCGGCCCTTTTGCAATTTTGCCCTTGCCTGATAATCGCTGCCAAATCGTCTGGATTGCCCCCCACACAGAAGCTCAGGCAATAGTTGCTCTGCCAAGCGACCAGTTTATGACCGAACTGCAACAACGTTACGGCGACCAAATGGGGAAACTAACCTTGTTGAGCCAGCCCTTGGTGTTTCCTGCACAGTTGATGCAGAGCCGCAGCTATTGCCAGCCGCGCTTGGTGTTATTGGGGGATGCTGCCCACTGCTGTCATCCGGTGGGCGGTCAGGGGCTAAATATGGGTATTCGTGATGCGGCTGCCCTAGCCCAAGTGCTGCAAACTGCACAACAACAGAAACAAGACTTGGGTTCTCTGATAGTTCTAAAACGCTACGATCGCTGGCGGCGTTATGAAAACTGGGTGGTGCTAGCTTTTACTGATATTCTCAACCGTAGCTTTTCTAACCACTGGCTACCAATGGTGAGATTGCGGCGGCTACTGCTGCGACTGATAATTTACTGGTCTTTCCCACGAAGGCTACTGCTGCGACTGATGACCGGGCTGTGGGGTCGCCAGCCACAACTTAACGCTCTATCTGCCGAGAAAGTGAGCAATGGTAACGGTAGCGTTAAACATATAGCCTCTGATCGCTCATCCTCGGCGGCGTTGCAGAATATAGATATGAATTAGTGCTTGCACCTAACCGACACAACTTTAACTAAGAACGAATTTAAGTTTTGTTTTGGGCGCAGCTAGCTATGAATATTTGGATTTTAACGCCTGCTGACTATGTGATATCTGCGGTTTGAACTTCTTTCTGCACATCGCAAAATTAATCAACAAACGACACACTTTATATGCAAAAAATTCCCGTCACAGTAATTACAGGATTTCTCGGCGCAGGCAAAACGACGTTAATTCGCCATTTACTCCAAAACAATGAAGGACGACGCATTGCTGTTTTGGTGAATGAATTTGGAGAAATCGGAATTGATGGCGAACTTTTACGTGATTGCCAAGTATGTGACGATGAAGAAGACTCCAACAGTAATATTGTTGAACTCACCAATGGTTGTCTGTGCTGTACGGTGCAAGAGGAATTCTTACCAGTGATGCAAGAATTACTGAAGCGACGCGATCGCCTTGATTGTATGTTGATTGAAACCTCTGGACTAGCACTACCAAAACCATTGGTACAAGCATTTCGCTGGCCGGAGATTCGCACAGGCGCTACAGTAGACAGCGTAATTACTGTGGTGGACTGTGAAGCGTTGGCAACTAATCAATATGTAGGTGATTTAGCAGCCCTTTTAGCACAGAGACAAGCCGACTCTAGTCTAGAACACGAAACACCCATTGAGGAGCTGTTTGAAGATCAACTGGCTTGTGCCGATCTAGTATTGCTTACCAAGAGCGATCGCGTTGACGAACAAACGCAAGTTAGGGTGCAAGATTGGCTAAAGCAGAACTTATCGCCTGGTGTAAAAGTCATTCCTTGTCAGGATGGTAAAATCAGTGGCGATTTATTACTCGGTTTCAACGCTGCGGTAGAAGACAACTTAGATAGTCGTCCTAGTCATCACGATACTGAAGAAGACCACGAACATGATGAAGGGATTAATGCAGTGCAACTACTGTTAGACCAGGCATTTGAGCCGACTGTCCTAGTCAAACGCTTGCAAACATTAGTGCAACAGCAAGAAATTTATCGAATTAAGGGATTTGTAGCAGTTCCGAATAAAGCTATGCGTCTGGTATTACAGGGTGTTGGTAATCGATTTGACTACTTTTACGATCGTCCTTGGAAACCCGACGAACTCCGTCAAACAAGATTAGTATTCATTGGACAGGAACTCAATCAGGTTCGCATTGAATCATTGGTGTTGGGGGAGGAAGTCAATGCGACCATCTAATAGTGTTTGGCAAGGAAATTTCGGCTACTGGCAAAACAGCTTTATCCATAATAATCTACTGGTAATCGGTTACACAGGATGGAAAGGATTTCAGTCATTTGGGCGGGGAGTTGTCATTTGTGATGTGGATACTAAAGTTACTCACCCTACAAATACAAGTCTTGATACAGTTCCCTTCACCCTGCAATTTCTTCCCTCCGATCTGATTGGGTTTTACTTGCGTTCGTTTCAAGATAGCGGAGCTATATCGCAATCAATCTGCTCATCCATGATTTCATCAATTTCCCCAGCGATCGCAACATACAATCCCCATCAAGATATTCTTCTGGTGCTAAAGGCTGAACCTCAGATTGAGGTTAATTTTTTACACCAACTAAAAATTACTCCACCCGATTGCTACGAACAAGTTCGCAAGCGTTGGTCAGAATTTAAACCAAGCCTAATGCCGTAGAAGATATACAGGATATCAACACATATAGTTGCACTTTTTAAACTTGGAGTATAATCAATTGCTATCTCTCTACCAAGTAGCTATTAAGTATATAAAACAGGAAAACCTCCTGTTTGGGAAATAAATCAATGTAAGAGATACAAAGTGAAAAATAAAAGATTTTACTTTGATTTTTTGCAACTATTTTTCAAGAATCTGTGAATCTCAGATAGCAATTTATTTTCTGGTGTATATTATGGGTGAATTGCTTCGAGTATCCAGGTTTTTAGAAAACATCATTCCCCTACCAAGCTGAGAGAACATTAACCTTAATTGTCAACCTACTTCTAGGACAATTGCATGAAGAAAGCTTTAATAACTTTAACTACCAAATCCGCAGCTTTGATGTCCCTAGCATCATTGGTAATGACCAGTAAAGTGACCACAGCTGGTGAACCAGTAAATCCGCAACCAGTAGACCGTCCTGACGCTGCTACTACACCAGTATCAGCATCAGACCAAAAAGCTTGTGTAAGACATCCGAAACTCGGTAAGTTTTTCTGCGCTCATGCTGAAGAATTATCTCATTTGCAAAAAGGCGTAGCAGAGATTGATGTTACATCGGATGACAGCGAAAAGGCTCTGCTTGGGGTTACGGATGCAGAAAGTGATGCTGCTGTAGCTATGTTTGGTTGTGATTGTGCTGCATCGATAAATTGTTTACGCCGTCTGCGGAATAGCCTACCCTAGAATCTAATTTCCTTGGTTTTTCATCTTTCCAAAAGCAGGGGATAGGGGAAGAGTTTTTCTCTCTTCCCTCACTGTTTTACAGTTTTGTGTTTAGAAGTTTCAGAGTGCAATAAATTGTTTATATAAAACTTAAATAATATGAAACGTCGTGATTTTATTACTTGCTTTGGTTTAGGTTATTTGGCAAGTAGCCTACCTGAAAAAGGTGTGGCTTATGCTCCAGAAACTACAGCAATATCATCAACATCTGGAGATTGGCAAACAGTGGGAACAATCGCCGAATTGGATAAAGCTGGTCAGCTATTAAATGAAAACCTACCTGTTGGTGCAGTATTGGTAGTTGGTACTTCTAAAAGCAAAAATCTAGTGGCTGTGAACCCTACCTGCACTCACATGGGTTGTACAGTGGAGTGGCTTGCAGAAGAAAAAATATTTTTATGTCCTTGTCATGCTTCGGAATTTGATCCTAATGGTAATGTGCAGATGGGGCCAGCTACAAAACCACTATCAAATTACGAGACAAAAATAGAGGGTGATTTAGTTATTGTAAAACGTAGTTCATAATTCGTAATTAATAATCTTAGCTTTCATTTGGGGTTTTAAATTTCCACTAAAATTTAGTATTACGCAGAAATTACCAGTAATACGTTAGTTAATCAAACGACAAAATTAACAAACTGATATCGCTTGGAATATTAAGCATGAATGTGTAACTGTTTCTATCAATTTATAAATGCAAAAACCAAAACTAGTCAATATTCCAAAAGCGACTCGCTACCAAAATGCAGCGATAGATTACTATATGGGGCTTACAGGTTCTTCCTATCTTCATTACGGGTATTGGGAACCACTACCTAAAAGGGGTGAAGAATTAACTCTGACTCGCCTGCGTGCGGCGCAGTCAGCATATACAGCTAAACTTTTGAGTTTTATTCCAGAGGGGACAAAAACTGTGCTGGATGTCGGCTGTGGGATTGGTGGTAACGCAGCGTATTTGTACAGCTGCGGTTTCAGTGTTGAGGGATTAGCACCCGACGCACTCCAGCAAGAGAGATTTATTCAAAATACCAATGGCCAAGTACCTTTCTACTTAACGAGATTTGAAGATTTTCGCACCTCAAACTCCTACGACCTCATTTTATTTAGCGAAAGCAGTCAATATATTGCTGCTCTCGATTTAGCTCAAGGCGCGGCTCGTTTATTGGATAGTGGTGGCTACCTGCTGCTTGCAGATATGATGCGTTTTGATGCCGAATACCGAGAAGGTATTTTTTCTAATTGTCATGTCGCCAGCGAACTCCAAGCGGCGTTGGAACAGACTGGATTCAAATTAATCAAGACTGAAGACATTTCAACCCATATTGCGCCAACGATTGACTTGTGTGTTGATAATTTTCGTATTTTTGGGCTGACTACAGTTAAATATATTGCTGATGTTGTAGCGATCGCCGTCCCACCATTATACACACTCGGTCGTTGGGCATTTAAGCGTTGGTTGGAAAAGCCAATTGCTGAGGGGTTAGCAGCACGCACTATTTTTGAAAACCATCTGTGTTATTCCGTTCAACTTTGGCAGTTATCTAAAGGAGTTTAATTGAAAATGACCACAGAAATAAACACCCAAGATTGGCAACAAACTTTTATCGCCACCAATATATTAGCAATTGGTTACAACGCTTGGGTTGGCTATTTAGGAGGAGAACGTGGTGTTGTAATTTGCAGCACTAATTCTCCGCATTTAAGTATTGCTGGTGAAACATTTAAAGCGCATTTTATCCCGCGTAAAAATCTCGCAGCTTTCTTAAATGCTTGGTTAACAGCACCAGATACCGTACTGTTGCAAAGACACTTCATGAATGCTCATATTCTCGAAGCTGTAGATAAATATAATCCCCAAAAAGATGTTATTTTTTTGTTGGAATACGGTTATCAAGCTGCTTTTTTCTATTTAACAAAATTACCAATTACACCACCCCAATGTTACCAAACTATATGCAAACAATGGGCAGAATTCCAACCTCACCACTCTCTCTCAATAGGAG contains:
- a CDS encoding methyltransferase domain-containing protein; translation: MSTLLYSVIGFLMLLVIGIAAYFLTARKYQSSSTVANSYDQWTLDGILEFYWGEHIHLGHYGSPPRRKDFLAAKSDFVHEMVKWGGIEKLPHGTTVLDVGCGIGGSSRILARDYGFAVTGITISPQQVNRAQELTPDGLNVQFAVDDAMALSFPDASFDVVWSIEAGPHMPDKAVFARELMRVLKPGGVLVVADWNQRDDRQKPLNFWEKPVMRQLLEQWSHPAFSSIEGFSELLAETELVEGEVITADWTQETLPSWFDSIWQGIARPEGLVRFGLSGFIKSVREVPTLLLMRLAFGALLCRFGMFRAVRANSRTELMDRNFANQNPSSLVR
- a CDS encoding FAD-dependent hydroxylase; the encoded protein is MTNFEFPTINYDVVIVGGGISGLTLACGLRSRSVSIGAASRREGESSGLQILVVEAQQEQQVTKRSRVYALSPMTSQIFRDLGVWEQISPKISHFSRVLLSDADYPHLVEFCPKDLGEPAVYHCGEHGVLMAALQQRVATAANITCCYETQVVEVRYGAETAGVVLENSQGQQRLQSKLVVAADGINSQIRSSAGIKTNGWAYWQSCITAFVAPERSHQNIGYERFWSSGPFAILPLPDNRCQIVWIAPHTEAQAIVALPSDQFMTELQQRYGDQMGKLTLLSQPLVFPAQLMQSRSYCQPRLVLLGDAAHCCHPVGGQGLNMGIRDAAALAQVLQTAQQQKQDLGSLIVLKRYDRWRRYENWVVLAFTDILNRSFSNHWLPMVRLRRLLLRLIIYWSFPRRLLLRLMTGLWGRQPQLNALSAEKVSNGNGSVKHIASDRSSSAALQNIDMN
- the cobW gene encoding cobalamin biosynthesis protein CobW, coding for MQKIPVTVITGFLGAGKTTLIRHLLQNNEGRRIAVLVNEFGEIGIDGELLRDCQVCDDEEDSNSNIVELTNGCLCCTVQEEFLPVMQELLKRRDRLDCMLIETSGLALPKPLVQAFRWPEIRTGATVDSVITVVDCEALATNQYVGDLAALLAQRQADSSLEHETPIEELFEDQLACADLVLLTKSDRVDEQTQVRVQDWLKQNLSPGVKVIPCQDGKISGDLLLGFNAAVEDNLDSRPSHHDTEEDHEHDEGINAVQLLLDQAFEPTVLVKRLQTLVQQQEIYRIKGFVAVPNKAMRLVLQGVGNRFDYFYDRPWKPDELRQTRLVFIGQELNQVRIESLVLGEEVNATI
- a CDS encoding ubiquinol-cytochrome c reductase iron-sulfur subunit, producing the protein MKRRDFITCFGLGYLASSLPEKGVAYAPETTAISSTSGDWQTVGTIAELDKAGQLLNENLPVGAVLVVGTSKSKNLVAVNPTCTHMGCTVEWLAEEKIFLCPCHASEFDPNGNVQMGPATKPLSNYETKIEGDLVIVKRSS
- a CDS encoding methyltransferase domain-containing protein; translated protein: MQKPKLVNIPKATRYQNAAIDYYMGLTGSSYLHYGYWEPLPKRGEELTLTRLRAAQSAYTAKLLSFIPEGTKTVLDVGCGIGGNAAYLYSCGFSVEGLAPDALQQERFIQNTNGQVPFYLTRFEDFRTSNSYDLILFSESSQYIAALDLAQGAARLLDSGGYLLLADMMRFDAEYREGIFSNCHVASELQAALEQTGFKLIKTEDISTHIAPTIDLCVDNFRIFGLTTVKYIADVVAIAVPPLYTLGRWAFKRWLEKPIAEGLAARTIFENHLCYSVQLWQLSKGV